From Eremothecium sinecaudum strain ATCC 58844 chromosome V, complete sequence, a single genomic window includes:
- a CDS encoding SLM1 family PH domain-containing protein (Syntenic homolog of Ashbya gossypii ADL234C; Syntenic homolog of Saccharomyces cerevisiae YIL105C (SLM1) and YNL047C (SLM2)) encodes MSYNNTSLQEYTEMHSPYIGSPRVSSTGKQYSATAAYSVNGVVNDNTFSVSLLDDSFNTQKGNANVRTLESLTQHQRNTSTLSSQSTNTSMSKARNALQRQRIPHQADSSSPLVTLLPIDANPTEVLAARFASWRVVIKAIIVYLTESASIQDELVRQHLRLSHAVNFPFFAVENVHQPNSPEEKAIQQFFMPLGNGSVQDLPTVLTSYHSQLASAASKASKELTNDVIPRLLDMRRDLLVKIKEIKSLQSDFKNSCGKEAAETKQLMRSFHEAVEQARYGTPKNDPYLARIMLDKQIKRQINEENFLHEAFNNLQASGKELEKVVVMEIQNALTIYAKIIGKEAQLVFDTVINKLDTGFFSKEPTFEWDNFLRRDPNFIDPGMPMRQLKDVTYKHQYDPLTYKVLCGFLERRSKFLKSYSKGFYILTLSFLHEFKTCDRKKDLAPVMSLSLSDCTVAEHSKEDSADFKFILHAKQNGIIHRGHNWVFRVDSYHNMMEWFNCIKKLTTVTSPTEKARWVTEYLCLDNGKKPKRHSILRDNLSTTTHNSSNFESPSNGQSVPALDGNTNTNTALSSPGTSSLLEQTDETAIQIPNSTKAERLNIASLKPLK; translated from the coding sequence ATGTCTTATAACAACACATCATTGCAAGAATATACCGAAATGCATAGTCCGTATATAGGCTCTCCAAGAGTCTCTTCTACTGGAAAGCAATATTCTGCAACGGCGGCTTATTCCGTAAATGGTGTTGTAAATGATAACACATTCAGTGTTAGTTTACTTGATGATTCGTTCAATACACAAAAAGGGAATGCTAATGTAAGGACTCTAGAAAGCCTTACGCAACATCAGAGAAATACTTCTACTTTGAGTAGTCAAAGTACAAATACAAGCATGAGTAAAGCGAGGAATGCTTTACAACGGCAAAGGATACCACATCAGGCGGATTCAAGTTCTCCGCTGGTAACACTGCTTCCGATTGATGCTAATCCGACAGAAGTTTTGGCGGCTAGGTTTGCTTCCTGGAGAGTGGTTATTAAGGCGATTATAGTATATTTGACTGAAAGTGCGTCAATTCAAGATGAACTGGTTAGGCAGCACCTACGTCTCTCACACGCGGTTAATTTTCCCTTTTTTGCAGTTGAAAACGTGCACCAGCCTAATTCGCCGGAGGAGAAGGCGATCCAGCAGTTCTTTATGCCCCTGGGGAACGGTTCCGTTCAGGATTTACCCACGGTGTTAACCAGTTATCACTCGCAACTTGCTTCAGCCGCGTCCAAGGCTTCGAAGGAGTTGACAAATGATGTTATTCCGAGGCTACTGGATATGCGAAGGGACTTGTTGGTGAAGATCAAGGAAATCAAGTCTTTGCAGAGTGACTTTAAAAATTCGTGCGGTAAGGAAGCCGCAGAAACCAAGCAGCTAATGAGGTCATTTCATGAGGCTGTGGAACAGGCGCGGTATGGTACGCCTAAGAATGACCCGTATTTGGCTAGGATAATGTTGGACAAACAAATTAAGAGACAGATAAACGAAGAGAACTTTCTCCACGAGGCCTTTAACAATTTGCAGGCTTCCGGGAAAGAATTGGAGAAAGTGGTAGTGATGGAAATTCAAAATGCATTAACAATATACGCCAAAATAATAGGCAAGGAGGCGCAACTAGTATTTGATACTGTTATAAACAAGTTGGACACTGGGTTTTTCAGCAAAGAGCCCACATTTGAGTGGGACAATTTTCTACGGAGGGATCCGAACTTTATTGATCCGGGTATGCCTATGAGACAACTAAAGGATGTTACCTACAAACACCAATATGATCCTCTGACGTATAAGGTACTTTGTGGGTTTTTGGAAAGGCGCTCTAAGTTCCTAAAATCTTATTCCAAGGGATTCTATATATTAACGCTGTCGTTTCTACATGAATTTAAGACCTGTGACCGCAAGAAGGATCTTGCTCCCGTTATGTCGTTGTCGTTGAGCGATTGCACTGTCGCTGAGCATTCGAAGGAAGATTCTGCGGACTTTAAATTCATCCTTCATGCAAAACAAAACGGCATTATCCATAGGGGACACAATTGGGTCTTCAGAGTTGATTCATACCATAATATGATGGAATGGTTCAACTgtataaaaaaattaacTACGGTAACCAGTCCGACAGAAAAAGCAAGGTGGGTTACCGAATACCTGTGTCTGGACAATGGTAAGAAGCCCAAAAGGCATTCCATATTACGTGATAACTTATCCACCACCACGCATAACAGCTCTAACTTTGAGTCACCTAGTAACGGCCAGTCTGTTCCTGCCCTAGACGGCAATACTAATACAAATACAGCTCTGTCCAGTCCAGGAACGAGCTCATTACTGGAGCAGACGGACGAAACAGCAATTCAAATACCCAACTCAACCAAAGCGGAGCGTTTGAATATTGCGTCTCTAAAGCCGTTAAAGTAG
- the ALG11 gene encoding alpha-1,2-mannosyltransferase ALG11 (Syntenic homolog of Ashbya gossypii ADL235W; Syntenic homolog of Saccharomyces cerevisiae YNL048W (ALG11)), whose translation MSVFWNTVLLSGLSVVVCALYFKVLVRSVVQFFIIPPSNYKIRIKKAVLSTGSDGNKTPVLDFSWKNGAVRRKLLLAAEEPGEYSNKEHGNRIKIANAERSNIKKFLERSEKTSKVLFGFFHPYCNAGGGGEKVLWKAVETTLQNSADNIALIYTGDKDTNAEDILKKVIYTFGYNLDPKRIAFIYLEKRKWVDSANWPYFTLIGQAIGSIVLATEAAINCPPDVWCDTMGYPFAYPFVKGFLNIPVVSYTHYPVISTDMINKLRNMYGFKTNFSIMAKYVYWKLFMSCYKWLESSVDIVATNSTWTNNHIKAIWQSHPSIKIIYPPCSTESFELKESSDKWERKHQAVVVAQFRPEKRHELIIRSFAKFLRSAPSSDMKLVLVGSTRGQEDKDYISRLEHIAYVELQIPTFRLSFQVDCNYEQVKRYLRESSFGINAMWNEHFGIAIVEYAASGLITLAHASAGPLLDIAVPWDVDTNTQATVANKENRTGFFFKDKSDPDYRHTDSTSFPSLDELLVLVDKLSDKEKIGVATRSRLCVLHKFSDSKFSEEWTHVLDEVRVLVQKYPIEQ comes from the coding sequence ATGTCTGTATTCTGGAACACGGTGCTTCTCAGCGGACTATCTGTTGTTGTTTGCGCGCTTTACTTTAAAGTATTGGTTCGAAGTGTTGTACAGTTCTTTATAATTCCACCATCAAACTACAAGATCCGCATCAAAAAGGCAGTATTAAGTACAGGTTCTGATGGGAATAAAACGCCAGTACTTGATTTTTCGTGGAAGAATGGTGCTGTTAGAAGAAAGCTATTATTGGCTGCTGAAGAACCTGGCGAATACTCTAACAAAGAGCATGGTAATAGAATCAAGATTGCAAACGCGGAAAGATctaatataaaaaaattcttAGAAAGAAGCGAAAAGACTTCCAAAGTATTGTTTGGGTTCTTCCACCCTTATTGTAATGCTGGAGGTGGTGGTGAAAAAGTGTTATGGAAAGCTGTTGAAACCACTTTACAGAACTCTGCTGATAATATAGCACTAATATACACAGGAGATAAGGACACTAATGCTGAAGATATACTAAAAAAAGTAATTTATACCTTTGGTTACAATTTGGATCCGAAAAGAATAGCCTTTATTTACCTAGAAAAGCGCAAATGGGTTGATAGCGCTAACTGGCCTTACTTTACATTAATTGGCCAGGCTATTGGTTCGATAGTCCTAGCTACCGAGGCAGCAATCAATTGTCCTCCAGATGTATGGTGTGACACAATGGGCTATCCTTTTGCTTACCCTTTTGTCAAAGGATTTCTTAATATACCAGTTGTCTCATACACCCACTATCCGGTGATCTCTACCGACATGATAAATAAATTACGCAATATGTATGGTTTCAAGACAAATTTCAGTATAATGGCGAAATATGTCTATTGGAAGCTTTTCATGAGTTGCTACAAGTGGCTGGAATCGTCTGTTGATATAGTTGCAACGAATTCGACATGGACTAACAATCATATCAAAGCCATTTGGCAATCGCATCCTTCCATTAAAATTATTTATCCGCCATGTTCAACTGAAAGTTTTGAGTTAAAAGAAAGTTCCGATAAATGGGAAAGAAAGCATCAGGCTGTAGTTGTTGCCCAATTTAGGCCCGAGAAGCGCCATGAGTTAATTATACGGTCGTTTGCTAAGTTCCTCAGGAGTGCACCTTCGTCTGACATGAAACTCGTCTTAGTCGGATCAACCAGGGGTCAAGAAGATAAAGATTACATTAGCAGATTAGAGCATATTGCATATGTGGAACTACAGATTCCAACGTTTAGATTATCTTTTCAGGTTGATTGTAATTATGAACAGGTCAAGCGGTATCTAAGAGAATCATCATTTGGCATAAATGCTATGTGGAACGAGCATTTCGGCATTGCAATCGTTGAGTATGCGGCCTCTGGTCTAATAACACTTGCCCACGCATCTGCAGGGCCATTGTTAGACATTGCGGTACCATGGGATGTTGACACCAACACACAGGCAACTGTTGCTAACAAAGAAAACAGAACTGGTTTCTTCTTTAAGGATAAAAGTGACCCAGATTATCGCCATACCGATTCTACGTCATTCCCATCATTAGATGAGTTGCTAGTCCTTGTAGATAAACTATCAGACAAAGAGAAAATAGGTGTCGCAACAAGAAGCAGGCTATGTGTATTGCATAAGTTTTCAGACTCAAAATTTTCAGAAGAATGGACACATGTTTTGGACGAGGTTCGTGTACTAGTTCAAAAGTATCCCATCGAGCAGTAA
- the MOB1 gene encoding Mob1p (Syntenic homolog of Ashbya gossypii ADL236W; Syntenic homolog of Saccharomyces cerevisiae YIL106W (MOB1); 1-intron in Ashbya gossypii), translating to MSFLQNFHLSPGQTIRSTRGFKWNTAKQKDYSQFSSGPTTGTIVGAQTLSSPNGGQGSANSLFTTPKKSAVSHPLTDFNYTPSHQIPYVVQTPGTIVTSHKDIKQIVETTLGSEGVLNQAVKLPKGENVDEWIALHCVDFYNQINMLYGSITEFCSPQSCPRMIATNEYEYLWNVYPGSPPVSVSAPKYVEHLMNWCQQQFDSEDLFPAKTTAPFKTGFKDKMAKPILKRLFRVYAHIYCHHFNEILELNLQTVLNTSFRHFCLFSEEFHMLKASDYGPLLELVEEFKDR from the exons ATGTCATTCCTTCAGAATTT TCATCTAAGTCCAGGACAGACAATTCGTTCCACTAGAGGATTCAAGTGGAATACGGCCAAGCAAAAAGATTATAGTCAATTTAGCAGTGGTCCAACTACAGGTACAATTGTAGGAGCACAAACATTATCATCCCCCAATGGTGGTCAAGGAAGTGCAAATTCTTTATTCACAACGCCAAAGAAGTCAGCGGTTTCTCATCCGCTAACAGATTTCAACTATACACCGTCCCACCAGATTCCATATGTGGTTCAAACTCCAGGAACGATCGTAACGTCCCATAAAGATATCAAACAAATTGTTGAAACAACATTAGGCTCAGAAGGTGTACTAAACCAAGCTGTTAAACTGCCAAAGGGTGAAAATGTTGACGAATGGATAGCTTTGCATTGTGTCGACTTTTACAATCAGATCAACATGCTATACGGGTCAATCACGGAGTTTTGCTCGCCCCAGTCGTGCCCCAGGATGATTGCTACCAATGAATATGAATATTTATGGAATGTATACCCTGGATCACCTCCTGTTTCCGTGTCAGCTCCAAAATACGTTGAGCATCTCATGAATTGGTGCCAGCAGCAGTTCGATAGTGAAGACTTATTCCCTGCCAAGACTACAGCACCTTTTAAAACAGGCTTCAAAGATAAAATGGCGAAGCCAATATTGAAAAGACTATTTAGAGTCTATGCACACATATATTGCCATCATTTCAACGAGATCTTAGAATTGAATTTACAAACGGTCCTTAATACTAGTTTTAGGCATTTCTGCCTGTTTTCAGAGGAGTTTCATATGCTAAAAGCTTCAGACTACGGTCCACTCCTCGAATTAGTTGAAGAATTTAAGGATAGATAA
- a CDS encoding uncharacterized protein (Syntenic homolog of Ashbya gossypii AGR403W; Non-syntenic homolog of Saccharomyces cerevisiae YMR315W) translates to MLNIGIVGTGIFARDKHLPVLKELSDKFKATAAYNRTKSKAIDFANEAGIAEEKVYSRYEDLINDEDIDCIDMLVPAQYNAELVKMAVDVGKPMIFEKPIAAQLDQAREIVKITDNTSVPIAVAENWLFLKTADAVRSKLERIGEVAGFTYNSTGPFVTSSKYLSTGWRRNPEHIGGYLSDGGVHQLALLTGVLGEVDSVSALTRQLRQESGDDDIVFSTIKLKSGAIGTYTYGSAFGSTNKWVFMKIYGTNGSITVDLSKRGNVSLKLTVGDCAEAAAEEEEFTIEEDSSYGVKEEFENFYEAVTKKDKSIIKGTPRTTFHHLAVVSALLNSASQNGSSVEVEMP, encoded by the coding sequence ATGTTGAACATTGGAATAGTTGGTACTGGTATTTTTGCAAGGGATAAACATCTCCCTGTCCTAAAAGAGCTTTCGGACAAGTTTAAGGCTACTGCGGCTTACAACAGAACAAAGTCTAAAGCCATTGACTTTGCAAATGAAGCGGGAATTGCGGAAGAAAAGGTTTACAGCCGTTATGAAGACTTGATAAATGATGAGGATATCGATTGTATCGATATGCTGGTTCCAGCCCAGTATAATGCTGAATTGGTGAAAATGGCTGTTGATGTAGGAAAGCCAATGATATTTGAAAAGCCAATTGCTGCTCAGCTTGACCAAGCCAGGGAGATTGTCAAAATCACGGACAACACTAGTGTTCCAATTGCAGTTGCTGAGAACTGGCTATTCTTAAAGACTGCTGACGCGGTGAGAAGCAAGCTGGAGCGCATTGGTGAAGTGGCAGGATTCACGTATAATTCCACTGGTCCTTTTGTTACGAGCAGTAAATACTTGTCTACTGGTTGGAGACGTAATCCTGAACATATCGGAGGGTACCTCTCTGATGGTGGTGTTCACCAGCTAGCTCTACTAACTGGTGTTTTAGGTGAAGTCGATAGTGTCTCTGCTTTAACTAGGCAGCTCCGTCAAGAATCCGGCGATGACGACATTGTATTCTCTACGATCAAACTAAAGTCTGGAGCTATAGGAACTTATACGTACGGATCCGCTTTTGGATCCACCAACAAATGGGTCTTCATGAAGATTTACGGTACCAATGGTAGCATAACTGTAGATTTATCCAAACGAGGCAACGTGAGTTTGAAACTTACGGTCGGTGACTGTGCTGAGGCCGctgcagaagaagaagaattCACGATTGAAGAGGATAGCTCATACGGTGTGAAGGAAGAATTTGAGAATTTCTACGAAGCTGTCACGAAGAAGGACAAGTCTATCATTAAGGGCACCCCAAGAACTACTTTCCACCACTTAGCTGTTGTTTCTGCGTTACTGAATTCAGCATCTCAGAACGGTAGCAGTGTCGAGGTCGAAATGCCATAG